The following proteins are co-located in the Candidatus Goldiibacteriota bacterium genome:
- a CDS encoding glycosyltransferase family 2 protein: MISVIVPVYKVEQYLPKCVDSIVNQTYQDIEIILVDDGSPDNCPAICDEYARKDKRVKVIHKINGGLSDARNAGIKEASKNYIIFLDGDDWLQEECLIRLKTVIEKSPKDIIIGNVQYVNNDIKEAKIIQPVTEESIDGKTSDGIMSYLADKGIYWPAFRFVINRKFIIDNNLFFINGILHEDLEWVPKTLSAACSFAALKEPFYCYRKNRQGSITDNKMFANYKDMVKVSSELFEISERREKKARDYVLKGAKTALLLAFEGVKRMNAQEKVRFKQIINETAQIKKLIKNFSLMKNFSVIFGLWNSLVIYTFFAELAGKINDMKGK, encoded by the coding sequence ATGATAAGTGTAATAGTGCCTGTATATAAAGTAGAGCAGTATCTTCCGAAATGTGTGGACAGCATAGTTAACCAGACATATCAGGATATTGAAATTATACTTGTTGATGACGGCTCCCCTGATAATTGCCCTGCCATCTGCGATGAGTATGCGCGAAAAGATAAAAGGGTAAAAGTAATTCATAAAATAAACGGCGGGTTGTCTGATGCCCGCAACGCCGGTATAAAAGAGGCTTCGAAAAATTATATTATATTTTTGGACGGTGATGACTGGCTGCAGGAAGAATGCTTAATCAGATTAAAAACAGTTATTGAAAAAAGCCCGAAAGATATAATAATTGGAAATGTACAATATGTTAATAATGACATCAAGGAAGCAAAAATAATACAGCCTGTAACTGAAGAAAGTATTGACGGAAAGACATCAGACGGTATTATGTCATACCTTGCAGATAAAGGAATTTATTGGCCGGCTTTTAGGTTTGTAATTAATAGAAAATTTATAATTGATAATAACCTGTTTTTTATTAATGGAATACTTCATGAAGATTTAGAATGGGTGCCAAAAACTTTATCAGCTGCTTGTTCTTTCGCGGCCTTAAAAGAACCTTTTTACTGTTACAGAAAAAACAGGCAGGGTTCCATAACGGATAATAAAATGTTTGCAAATTATAAAGATATGGTTAAAGTTTCATCGGAACTTTTCGAAATTTCTGAAAGAAGAGAAAAAAAAGCGCGGGATTATGTTTTAAAAGGGGCAAAGACGGCTTTATTGCTTGCTTTTGAAGGTGTTAAAAGAATGAATGCACAGGAAAAAGTCAGATTTAAACAAATTATAAATGAAACAGCGCAGATTAAAAAGCTGATAAAAAATTTCAGTTTAATGAAAAACTTTTCTGTTATATTTGGTTTGTGG